Proteins from a single region of Sneathiella aquimaris:
- a CDS encoding paraquat-inducible protein A, with amino-acid sequence MTTAKQIGAISCPTCHLLIEKGRYDPSYPMCPRCHAVISSRKKNSLRRTFALLVAAAIFYVPANFYPILTLISFGEEKSETILSGIFTLFATGQWVVAVVVFIASVFVPIFKIIALFYLVISVHMNVKWRAVERTKLYRFIETIGRWSMIDVFMISILAAIVKLKALATVEPEVGALAFAVVVILTMLAAMTFDPRLIWDRLDQKKNG; translated from the coding sequence ATGACAACCGCGAAGCAAATTGGCGCAATTTCCTGTCCAACCTGTCATTTGTTGATAGAGAAGGGGCGGTATGATCCTTCCTATCCGATGTGCCCGCGGTGTCATGCTGTCATCAGCAGCCGAAAAAAGAACAGCTTAAGACGCACGTTTGCTCTGCTAGTAGCCGCGGCAATTTTTTATGTTCCCGCCAATTTTTATCCCATTCTGACATTGATATCGTTTGGTGAAGAAAAAAGTGAAACCATACTCAGTGGTATTTTTACGCTCTTTGCGACTGGTCAGTGGGTGGTGGCTGTGGTCGTTTTTATTGCCAGTGTATTTGTGCCGATTTTCAAGATTATTGCATTATTCTATCTTGTCATCTCTGTGCATATGAACGTGAAATGGCGGGCGGTTGAACGGACGAAGTTATACCGGTTTATTGAAACGATCGGCCGATGGTCAATGATTGATGTCTTTATGATTTCAATTCTTGCCGCTATCGTGAAACTAAAGGCGCTTGCAACGGTGGAGCCTGAAGTTGGGGCATTGGCGTTTGCCGTGGTGGTTATCCTTACGATGCTGGCAGCAATGACATTTGATCCGCGTCTGATTTGGGATCGATTGGATCAAAAGAAAAATGGTTGA
- a CDS encoding paraquat-inducible protein A, with protein MKKIRNETQKALIACPECDLLHAAPELDSGDIGRCCRCDAILFRHQLNGLNRPLAFAATGLIFFFLANLFPILIFEMNGNMQVNRLIDGAVEFLDSSYWMLGILVLISSALAPLLVLLFLIGILLPLKLGVTPLWPETQIRMLEHVRPWAMAEIFVLGIMVAFVKLGDFAEVNIGLSMIAFMCMVAATVMAYISLDQDILWERLALVRGQKR; from the coding sequence GTGAAGAAAATACGGAACGAAACCCAGAAAGCGTTGATCGCTTGTCCGGAATGCGATCTCTTGCATGCAGCTCCCGAATTGGATTCCGGGGACATTGGGCGTTGCTGTCGATGCGATGCCATTTTGTTCCGTCATCAACTCAATGGGCTGAACCGACCACTGGCGTTTGCCGCAACGGGTTTGATCTTCTTTTTTCTGGCTAACCTGTTCCCGATCCTGATTTTCGAAATGAACGGAAACATGCAGGTCAACCGGCTTATCGATGGGGCGGTGGAGTTTTTAGATTCCAGTTACTGGATGTTGGGTATCCTTGTTTTGATTTCGAGCGCGCTTGCTCCGCTGCTGGTTCTGCTTTTTCTGATCGGAATTCTTCTACCCTTAAAATTGGGTGTTACGCCTTTGTGGCCTGAAACCCAGATCCGAATGCTGGAACATGTCCGCCCATGGGCGATGGCTGAAATATTTGTCCTGGGGATCATGGTTGCGTTTGTGAAGCTTGGTGATTTTGCGGAAGTAAATATCGGACTTTCCATGATTGCGTTCATGTGTATGGTCGCGGCTACCGTCATGGCGTACATTTCGTTGGATCAGGACATCTTGTGGGAACGCCTGGCATTGGTTCGGGGACAAAAACGTTGA
- the cysD gene encoding sulfate adenylyltransferase subunit CysD: MSRSRLSHLRQLEAESIHIFREVAAEFQKPVMLYSVGKDSSVLMHLARKAFYPSPVPFPLLHVDTTWKFREMIEFRDKIVKEYGLDLLIHINEDGVEKGIGPFTHGSALHTDVMKTESLKQALDHYKFDAAFGGARRDEEASRAKERVFSFRSENHRWDPKTQRPELWNLYNARVRNGESIRAFPLSNWTELDIWQYIYLEEIPIVPLYLAKERPVVERDGMLIMVDDDRMPLKEGETPQMKSVRFRTLGCYPLTGAVESTANTLPEIIQEMLVARTSERQGRLIDKDQSGSMEKKKQEGYF; encoded by the coding sequence ATGAGCCGTTCACGACTATCCCACCTCCGTCAACTTGAAGCGGAAAGTATTCATATTTTTCGCGAAGTCGCCGCTGAATTTCAGAAGCCTGTCATGCTTTACTCCGTGGGAAAAGACTCCTCTGTCCTGATGCACCTTGCGCGAAAAGCGTTCTACCCCTCGCCTGTTCCTTTCCCGTTGCTGCATGTTGACACGACCTGGAAATTCAGGGAAATGATCGAATTTCGGGATAAAATTGTAAAAGAATATGGTCTGGACCTGTTAATCCATATTAATGAGGATGGCGTCGAAAAAGGGATTGGGCCGTTTACACACGGCTCCGCCCTTCATACCGATGTGATGAAAACAGAAAGCTTGAAGCAGGCGCTCGACCATTACAAGTTTGACGCCGCATTTGGTGGTGCCCGCCGCGATGAGGAAGCCTCACGCGCGAAAGAACGGGTCTTTTCCTTCCGGTCTGAAAATCACCGCTGGGATCCTAAAACCCAGCGCCCGGAATTATGGAACCTGTATAACGCCCGTGTCAGAAACGGGGAAAGTATCCGGGCTTTCCCACTCTCTAACTGGACGGAACTGGATATCTGGCAATATATCTATCTGGAAGAGATCCCGATCGTGCCGTTATATCTTGCTAAAGAGCGCCCTGTTGTTGAACGGGATGGAATGCTGATCATGGTTGATGACGACCGAATGCCATTGAAAGAAGGTGAAACGCCTCAGATGAAATCTGTACGTTTCCGGACCCTTGGCTGCTACCCGCTTACAGGCGCTGTTGAATCAACTGCGAACACCCTGCCTGAAATCATTCAGGAAATGCTGGTGGCGCGAACATCCGAACGGCAAGGCCGATTGATCGATAAAGATCAATCCGGATCGATGGAGAAGAAAAAGCAGGAAGGTTATTTCTAA
- the cysN gene encoding sulfate adenylyltransferase subunit CysN, whose protein sequence is MKTSNHEIDLYLKSQEEKGMLRFITCGSVDDGKSTLIGRLLWDSKLLFEDQLATLTAESKRVGTQGGNIDYALLLDGLQAEREQGITIDVAYRFFATDKRKFIVADTPGHEQYTRNMVTGASTADIAVILIDARKGVLTQTMRHSFLVSLLGIRKVVLAVNKMDLKGYDEKTFHQVVSDYENFANQLGFEEIQAIPLSALNGDNIASTSTKMPWYSGPSLIQYLETVQIDEDRDSKPFRLPVQWVNRPNLDFRGFSGTIASGTIRVGDPVVEPASGQTSSVKEIVTFDGNLDEAIAGQAITLTLEDEIDISRGDMICALQDRPATADQFEAKLVWMGEEELLPSRNYILKLGTNSTTARISSLKYKVNINTLEHTATKTLALNEIGICNLALDKPISFDPYAENRETGSFILIDRFTNATVGAGVIDFALRRADNIHWQSVDINKEARAEQKGQKSSVLWFTGLSGSGKSTIANLVEKKLFSQGKHTYLLDGDNVRHGLNKDLGFTDADRVENIRRVGETAKLFADAGLITLVSFISPFRSERQMARGLLEESEFLEVFIDTPIEICEERDIKGLYAKARAGEIKNFTGIDSDYERPENAEIVIDGAQMTAEEAADSIIDYLKEKRFI, encoded by the coding sequence ATGAAAACGTCAAACCATGAAATTGACCTTTATCTTAAATCGCAGGAAGAAAAAGGCATGCTGCGCTTCATCACCTGCGGAAGCGTTGATGATGGTAAAAGTACATTGATCGGGCGGTTGCTCTGGGATTCCAAACTGTTGTTTGAAGACCAGCTGGCAACCCTGACAGCGGAAAGCAAACGCGTCGGCACCCAAGGCGGCAATATTGACTACGCACTATTGCTTGATGGTCTTCAGGCTGAACGCGAACAAGGCATTACTATTGATGTGGCCTATCGGTTCTTCGCAACTGATAAACGAAAATTTATTGTCGCGGACACACCGGGACATGAACAATATACTCGCAATATGGTGACCGGCGCGTCCACCGCCGACATCGCGGTGATCCTGATTGATGCGCGCAAAGGGGTGCTGACACAAACCATGCGGCACAGCTTTCTGGTTTCTCTACTGGGCATTCGTAAAGTCGTCCTGGCCGTGAACAAAATGGACTTGAAAGGCTATGACGAAAAAACCTTTCATCAGGTGGTTTCGGATTATGAGAATTTTGCAAACCAATTGGGCTTTGAAGAAATTCAGGCAATCCCGCTATCGGCACTGAACGGTGACAATATTGCGTCTACCAGCACAAAAATGCCTTGGTATTCCGGCCCCTCGCTCATTCAATATCTGGAAACTGTGCAGATTGACGAAGACCGGGACAGCAAACCCTTTCGCCTTCCAGTTCAATGGGTTAATCGACCCAACCTCGATTTTCGTGGATTTTCAGGAACCATTGCCAGCGGTACAATCCGGGTAGGCGATCCTGTTGTAGAGCCAGCATCAGGACAAACCAGTTCCGTTAAAGAAATCGTGACCTTTGATGGTAATCTGGACGAAGCCATTGCAGGACAGGCCATTACACTGACGCTGGAAGATGAAATTGATATCAGCCGCGGTGATATGATCTGCGCGCTTCAGGATCGTCCAGCAACAGCCGACCAATTTGAAGCCAAGCTTGTCTGGATGGGGGAAGAAGAATTACTGCCCAGCCGGAATTACATCTTGAAACTGGGCACAAATTCAACCACCGCCCGAATAAGTTCGCTTAAATATAAAGTGAACATCAACACGCTGGAACATACGGCAACCAAAACCCTTGCCCTCAACGAAATAGGAATTTGCAATCTGGCCCTTGATAAGCCGATTTCGTTCGATCCATATGCGGAAAACCGCGAGACCGGTTCCTTTATCCTCATTGATCGTTTTACCAATGCAACAGTCGGTGCCGGTGTCATTGATTTTGCCTTGCGACGGGCTGACAATATCCATTGGCAATCCGTGGATATCAATAAAGAAGCCCGAGCCGAACAAAAAGGACAAAAATCTTCTGTCCTCTGGTTTACGGGGCTATCAGGCTCCGGAAAATCAACAATTGCCAATCTGGTCGAGAAAAAACTGTTTAGCCAAGGCAAGCATACTTACCTGCTGGACGGGGACAACGTACGCCACGGGCTGAATAAAGATCTTGGATTTACAGATGCTGATCGGGTTGAAAATATTCGTCGGGTGGGCGAAACAGCGAAACTTTTTGCTGATGCCGGATTGATTACGCTGGTGTCGTTTATCTCTCCCTTCCGCAGCGAACGACAGATGGCCCGCGGTCTTCTGGAGGAAAGTGAATTTCTTGAGGTGTTTATTGATACGCCGATCGAAATCTGTGAAGAGCGGGATATCAAGGGTCTGTACGCAAAAGCAAGAGCCGGCGAAATTAAAAACTTTACCGGAATTGATTCAGATTATGAACGCCCGGAAAACGCAGAAATCGTCATTGATGGCGCACAAATGACGGCTGAGGAAGCAGCCGACAGTATCATCGACTATTTAAAAGAAAAGCGCTTTATCTAA
- the rfbA gene encoding glucose-1-phosphate thymidylyltransferase RfbA — MAHKGIILAGGTGSRLHPLTLGVSKQLMPVYDKPMIYYPLTTLMLAGVRDILIITTPEEQYLFQRLLGDGEKWGISITYAVQPSPDGLAQAFTIGEAHIGNDPSVLILGDNIFYATQFTKLLKSAAARTDGATIFGYHVSNPEAYGVAEFDREGRVIGVEEKPVNPKSNFAITGLYFYDNQVVEMAKNLKPSARGELEITDLNRLYLEKGQLHMEHLGRGSAWLDTGTHDHLMDASSFVQTIEKRQGLKVACPEEIAYQRGYITPDQLEALATPLLKSGYGAYLMSLLKGA; from the coding sequence ATGGCGCATAAGGGAATAATTCTGGCAGGGGGAACGGGGTCAAGGCTTCATCCGCTGACACTGGGTGTAAGCAAACAGCTTATGCCGGTATATGACAAACCGATGATATATTATCCTTTGACTACCCTGATGCTTGCCGGCGTTCGGGATATTCTGATCATTACCACACCCGAAGAACAATATCTTTTTCAGCGTCTGTTAGGGGATGGTGAAAAATGGGGCATTTCGATCACTTACGCCGTGCAGCCGTCCCCCGATGGGTTGGCGCAGGCTTTTACGATCGGAGAAGCACATATCGGTAATGATCCATCCGTGTTGATCCTGGGCGATAACATTTTTTATGCGACCCAATTTACCAAACTGTTGAAAAGTGCAGCCGCTAGAACGGATGGGGCCACTATTTTTGGATATCACGTCTCCAACCCCGAAGCATATGGTGTCGCCGAGTTTGATCGCGAGGGGCGGGTCATTGGTGTCGAAGAAAAACCGGTCAATCCGAAATCAAACTTTGCGATTACGGGATTGTATTTCTATGACAATCAGGTTGTGGAGATGGCAAAAAATCTTAAGCCTAGTGCCCGGGGTGAATTGGAAATTACCGACTTGAACCGCCTTTACCTCGAAAAAGGCCAGCTTCATATGGAACATCTGGGGCGCGGCAGCGCCTGGCTTGATACGGGGACCCATGATCACCTGATGGATGCGTCGTCGTTTGTTCAAACCATCGAAAAAAGGCAGGGACTGAAAGTCGCCTGCCCTGAAGAAATCGCTTATCAAAGAGGTTATATAACCCCTGATCAACTGGAAGCCTTGGCCACCCCGCTGTTAAAAAGCGGGTATGGCGCTTATTTGATGAGTTTGCTGAAAGGCGCTTAG
- a CDS encoding adenylate/guanylate cyclase domain-containing protein, translating to MTTVEKWLLTEGRLIPEVLDFIEQLCERINQSGISLSRLRIGVRTIHPQNDIWAYTWTDEDKKAKIWGAAHGIRSTDSYFGSPAEYVHSQNKPFRKTLTDLDPDKDHPVLFEQRDAGQTDYIMFPMPFMDRSKALISYVTADPAGFSNENLTELGRLIDYIAPIMEIHSTREVAITLLNTYLGRRSGKQVMNGQIQRGTGETIEAALWFSDIRGYTQLSEELAPSEVFSLLNTYFQILSDLALEYGGEVLKFIGDAVLIIFPVDQKMNAQQACENAVHAAQDAFKQFELENRKRALKIQPLIDSGVALHFGEVVYGNVGAIDRLDFTVTGPAVNLTARLEELTKETKEPLLLSAALANQLTIPTKHIGTFPLKGIREATPVFILAD from the coding sequence ATGACAACAGTTGAAAAATGGCTACTGACAGAAGGCCGTCTGATTCCAGAAGTGCTGGATTTCATTGAACAACTTTGCGAACGGATCAACCAATCGGGTATTTCACTTTCTCGGCTTCGGATCGGAGTGCGGACTATTCATCCGCAAAATGATATCTGGGCCTATACCTGGACAGATGAAGATAAAAAAGCAAAAATCTGGGGGGCCGCCCATGGCATTCGTTCAACAGACAGTTACTTCGGAAGTCCCGCGGAATACGTACACTCTCAGAACAAACCGTTCCGAAAGACCCTGACAGATCTTGATCCGGATAAAGACCATCCTGTTCTTTTCGAACAACGGGATGCGGGACAAACGGACTATATTATGTTTCCCATGCCTTTCATGGATAGAAGCAAGGCATTAATCTCTTATGTTACTGCCGATCCGGCCGGATTTTCAAACGAAAACCTGACAGAACTTGGTCGACTAATTGACTATATCGCACCAATAATGGAAATCCATTCAACCCGTGAAGTCGCCATCACATTGCTGAATACATACCTTGGCCGCAGATCAGGAAAGCAGGTTATGAATGGGCAAATCCAGCGGGGTACAGGAGAAACGATTGAAGCGGCCCTCTGGTTTAGTGATATCCGTGGATATACACAGCTTTCAGAAGAACTTGCCCCCTCCGAAGTCTTCTCGCTCCTGAACACTTATTTTCAAATTTTATCTGATCTTGCATTGGAATATGGCGGCGAGGTTCTAAAATTTATCGGTGACGCTGTCTTAATCATTTTCCCTGTCGATCAGAAAATGAACGCTCAGCAAGCCTGCGAGAATGCTGTCCATGCCGCACAGGATGCCTTCAAACAGTTTGAATTGGAAAACAGAAAACGGGCTTTGAAAATACAGCCTCTTATTGATTCCGGTGTGGCGCTTCATTTCGGAGAGGTAGTATATGGCAATGTCGGTGCCATCGATCGTCTGGACTTCACGGTAACAGGACCGGCTGTCAATCTGACGGCGCGTTTGGAAGAATTGACCAAAGAAACCAAGGAACCTCTTCTTTTATCGGCTGCCCTTGCAAATCAACTCACAATACCCACCAAACATATCGGGACCTTCCCTCTAAAAGGGATCCGCGAAGCAACCCCGGTTTTCATCCTTGCCGATTAA